A genomic region of Saccopteryx bilineata isolate mSacBil1 chromosome 1, mSacBil1_pri_phased_curated, whole genome shotgun sequence contains the following coding sequences:
- the IZUMO4 gene encoding LOW QUALITY PROTEIN: izumo sperm-egg fusion protein 4 (The sequence of the model RefSeq protein was modified relative to this genomic sequence to represent the inferred CDS: inserted 2 bases in 1 codon; deleted 1 base in 1 codon; substituted 3 bases at 3 genomic stop codons), with product MAALACGCLYCHGNFSKFYRHXKSXWVGGIPVSGLLLTDWSQDTMKLHLAILVEIRGCGDPALLLPTPSXEKLDQVANAMYQKTDHLYQGKMYFPGYFPKELQAIFXEWVWVRKNAIIESELQVDGLTHFVCSGYNYE from the exons ATGGCTGCGCTGGCCTGCGGCTGCCTGTACTGCCACGGCAACTTCTCGAAGTTCTACCGCCA CAAGTCCTGATGGGTAGGCGGGATACCCGTGTCGGGCTTGCTGCTCACCGACTGGAGCCAGGACACGATGAAGCTGCACCTGGCCATCCTCGTGGAGATCAGGGGGTGCGGGGACCCCGCCCTCCTCCTCCCGACCCCTTCCTAGGAAAAGCTGGACCAAGTGGCAAATGCTATGTACCAAAAGACGGATCATCTGTATCAGGGGAAGATGTATTTCCCGG ggtatttcccCAAAGAGCTCCAAGCCATCTTCTAGGAGTGGGTGTGGGTC AGAAAGAATGCCATCATTGAAAGTGAGCTA CAGGTGGATGGACTTACACATTTTGTGTGCTCTGGCTACAACTACGAGTAA
- the MOB3A gene encoding MOB kinase activator 3A isoform X1, with the protein MLNAISLSLYLRPPAPLPGRPPPVAEVGPAGRGRGRAVPPQCSSAAGGDACASGRRVILDGGLGTKTEDGGERWPASRCEEISGKTWESVNFWFPLGWPTPTAAHPPFWRPHPGVCREDTMSNPFLKQVFNKDKTFRPKRKFEPGTQRFELHKKAQASLNAGLDLKLAVQLPPGEELNDWVAVHVVDFFNRVNLIYGTISDGCTEQSCPIMSGGPKYEYRWQDEHKFRKPTALSAPQYMDLLMDWIEVQINNEDVFPTNVGTPFPKNFLQVVKKILSRLFRVFVHVYIHHFDRIAQMGSEAHVNTCYKHFYYFVKEFGLIDTKELEPLKEMTARMCH; encoded by the exons ATGCTTAATGCGATCTCTCTCAGTTTATACCTCCGCCCACCAGCCCCGCTTCCGGGGAGGCCTCCGCCTGTAGCGGAAGTAGGTCCGGCCGGGCGGGGTCGGGGCCGGGCGGTCCCTCCGCAGTGTTCCTCCGCGGCGGGAGGCGACGCCTGCGCTAGTGGACGGCGGGTGATTCTGGACGGTGGGTTGGGGACGAAGACAGAGGACGGAGGCGAACGCTGGCCGGCCAGTCGGTGTGAGGAG ATCTCAGGGAAGACCTGGGAATCAGTGAATTTTTGGTTCCCTTTGGGTTGGCCAACACCCACAGCTGCCCACCCTCCTTTTTGGAGGCCTCACCCAGGAGTTTGCCGTGAGGACACAATGTCCAACCCCTTCCTAAAGCAGGTCTTCAACAAGGACAAGACCTTCCGCCCCAAGCGCAAGTTTGAGCCAGGTACACAGCGTTTCGAGCTACACAAGAAGGCACAGGCATCACTGAATGCGGGGCTGGACCTTAAGCTGGCTGTGCAGCTCCCTCCTGGCGAGGAGCTCAATGACTGGGTTGCTGTGCACGTGGTGGACTTCTTTAATCGTGTCAACCTCATCTACGGCACCATCAGCGACGGCTGCACCGAGCAGTCCTGCCCCATCATGTCAGGCGGCCCCAAGTATGAGTACCGCTGGCAGGATGAGCACAAGTTCCGCAAGCCCACAGCACTGTCAGCCCCACAGTACATGGACCTGCTCATGGACTGGATTGAGGTACAGATCAATAATGAGGACGTCTTCCCCACCAATGTTG GCACACCGTTCCCCAAGAACTTCTTGCAAGTGGTGAAGAAGATCTTGTCCCGACTGTTCCGTGTGTTCGTGCACGTCTATATCCACCACTTTGACCGCATTGCGCAGATGGGCTCCGAGGCGCATGTCAACACCTGCTACAAGCACTTCTACTACTTTGTCAAGGAGTTTGGCCTCATAGACACCAAGGAGCTGGAACCACTG AAAGAAATGACTGCACGGATGTGCCACTGA
- the MOB3A gene encoding MOB kinase activator 3A isoform X2 yields MSNPFLKQVFNKDKTFRPKRKFEPGTQRFELHKKAQASLNAGLDLKLAVQLPPGEELNDWVAVHVVDFFNRVNLIYGTISDGCTEQSCPIMSGGPKYEYRWQDEHKFRKPTALSAPQYMDLLMDWIEVQINNEDVFPTNVGTPFPKNFLQVVKKILSRLFRVFVHVYIHHFDRIAQMGSEAHVNTCYKHFYYFVKEFGLIDTKELEPLKEMTARMCH; encoded by the exons ATGTCCAACCCCTTCCTAAAGCAGGTCTTCAACAAGGACAAGACCTTCCGCCCCAAGCGCAAGTTTGAGCCAGGTACACAGCGTTTCGAGCTACACAAGAAGGCACAGGCATCACTGAATGCGGGGCTGGACCTTAAGCTGGCTGTGCAGCTCCCTCCTGGCGAGGAGCTCAATGACTGGGTTGCTGTGCACGTGGTGGACTTCTTTAATCGTGTCAACCTCATCTACGGCACCATCAGCGACGGCTGCACCGAGCAGTCCTGCCCCATCATGTCAGGCGGCCCCAAGTATGAGTACCGCTGGCAGGATGAGCACAAGTTCCGCAAGCCCACAGCACTGTCAGCCCCACAGTACATGGACCTGCTCATGGACTGGATTGAGGTACAGATCAATAATGAGGACGTCTTCCCCACCAATGTTG GCACACCGTTCCCCAAGAACTTCTTGCAAGTGGTGAAGAAGATCTTGTCCCGACTGTTCCGTGTGTTCGTGCACGTCTATATCCACCACTTTGACCGCATTGCGCAGATGGGCTCCGAGGCGCATGTCAACACCTGCTACAAGCACTTCTACTACTTTGTCAAGGAGTTTGGCCTCATAGACACCAAGGAGCTGGAACCACTG AAAGAAATGACTGCACGGATGTGCCACTGA